One segment of Plasmodium vivax chromosome 14, whole genome shotgun sequence DNA contains the following:
- a CDS encoding hypothetical protein, conserved (encoded by transcript PVX_100510A), with the protein MGSKDKDSLKLKYKILSISSNDKDHDVTNLLKNTGGEIYKPWLSEKNCIYPQEIILQIKSSKIKYLEFLSHEYTISKKIEIFVSNDNKDYLKAGFFRFNDNTSTSYCARELKYVYLPCTIKCTFIKLKLYSPYSNYLNTHAQVGLYYINIIPEEMPLKIMSEITPAFLKLTSLAYSRNEGYNDNMVNIKKALLRKKGGNVHRFNITDSNIVDKFSDGETHRGSFKRSYSKGDKNKINCLYEKLENKIKCFEKLKGECVAKEEYHVASELKKIVNLFIFLKNVITFLKEKKKKYVKEENYGKAKRLKEKEVKIKIIIKNIEELKIVDDCSRKWYYEWLSLYYKELEFYEKEINKIMSSENIKIIKKKSGLFDQYNTKNYNGLDLNNVLILICSDDEKKRELGFDLSYKPFEDHGKRNKNFWHNNIEPLCLIIKRGISDPCYNIFIKSVVTLEKMLIWFQDYFVKVDNIDADKSNSKSAKYIKCIISALLKRLDDSNLDVVDICIKTIMMMLHNNFISFKCVFSTILSMLFYLFSGDATSEINEKIIVSLMSFYYSLINKYYTSVKNDINLKKVLEVISIFLEVDVEPIKQTALDFFVNIYNRVENKNELFEEFLLNVSFDTKNLIINRVNQDEKEKMKMPMKDSNEKKEIVSETPEKNCMYVNNDELLNKNYTNNRYLKKQDITPCENNIKRVDEADNIRDNVMESNKREYYSTLVKNTAENKQTDGRSKLTTVENSDLKKETCPIEIKELEEKTEDKKNEESEKPQRIDSTPGKETNTDLIALSGLHKKHSIGELAKHESISKGELNNNIVKKEKAKHEGEYVEDLTKTDENDEADVPAFTCKYCFKTDESFTEIGLEKHWIKKCPMLCTCPNCFLIVELVVIHDHFLSECSHSYLYETCEYCNKIVKKNLLDSHVMSECSGKKTEFLSCYYCSLCIESFEIDKWRAHFLSCSKNPRLK; encoded by the coding sequence ATGGGCTCAAAAGACAAAGATAGtttgaaattaaaatataaaatattaagcATATCATCCAATGATAAAGACCATGATGTTACGAACCTACTAAAAAACACAGGTGGGGAAATTTATAAACCATGGCTAAGCGAAAAGAATTGTATATACCCccaagaaattattttacaaatcAAATCAtccaaaataaaatatttagaatTTTTGTCTCATGAATATACCATTAGCaagaaaattgaaatttttgTGTCAAACGATAATAAGGATTACTTGAAAGCTGGTTTCTTCAGATTTAATGACAACACTTCAACAAGCTATTGTGCTAGAGAACTGAAATATGTGTATTTACCATGCACTATAAAATGTACGTTTATCAAATTAAAACTTTATAGTCCATATAGTAACTATTTAAACACTCATGCACAAGTTGGACTGTACTACATCAACATAATTCCTGAAGAAATGCCATTGAAAATTATGTCTGAAATAACTCCTGCATTTCTTAAGCTAACATCTTTAGCGTATAGCAGAAATGAAGGCTATAATGATAATATggtaaatattaaaaaagcgctgttaagaaaaaaaggaggaaatgtACATAGGTTCAACATCACCGATAGTAATATTGTAGACAAATTTTCAGATGGGGAGACTCATCGGGGCAGTTTCAAAAGGTCATATTCTAAaggtgataaaaataaaatcaattgtttatatgaaaaattagagaataaaataaagtgcttcgaaaaattaaaaggagaaTGTGTTGCAAAAGAAGAGTACCACGTGGCAAgtgaacttaaaaaaattgtaaatctttttatttttttaaaaaatgtaatcacgtttttaaaggagaaaaaaaagaagtacgttaaagaagaaaattatggAAAAGCTAAAAGGCTAAAGGAGAAAGAagtaaagataaaaattataatcaaAAATATAGAAGAACTAAAAATTGTAGATGACTGTTCCAGAAAATGGTACTATGAATGGCTATCTCTCTACTACAAAGAACTCgaattttacgaaaaagagataaataaaattatgtctagtgaaaatataaaaattataaaaaaaaaatctgggCTTTTTGATCAGTATAatactaaaaattataacgGTCTAGATTTAAACAACGTccttatattaatatgtagcgatgatgaaaagaaaagagaatTGGGCTTTGACTTATCCTACAAACCATTCGAAGATCATggtaaaagaaataaaaatttttggcATAATAATATAGAACCCTTGTGcttaattattaaaagagGAATATCAGATCCATGTTACaacatattcataaaaagTGTTGtcactttggaaaaaatgctaattTGGTTCCAagattattttgttaaagtgGACAACATAGATGCTGATAAATCTAATAGCAAAAGTgcaaaatacataaaatgcataatttCAGCACTTTTGAAACGTCTAGATGATTCTAACCTTGACGTTGTAGATATCTgtataaaaacaataatgATGATGCTACATAACAATTTCATTTCTTTCAAATGTGTCTTCTCAACCATATTATCAATGTTGTTTTACCTATTTTCTGGAGACGCCACGTcagaaataaatgaaaaaataattgttagCTTAATGAGTTTTTACTACTCcttgataaataaatattacacaTCTGTGAAAAATGACATTAATTTGAAGAAGGTGCTAGAAGTTATATCCATCTTTCTGGAAGTAGATGTTGAACCCATTAAACAAACAGCCTTGgacttttttgtaaatatatacaatagggtggaaaataaaaatgaactctTTGAAGAGTTTTTATTAAACGTTTCATTTGATACCAAAAATCTAATAATAAATCGCGTAAATCAagatgaaaaggaaaaaatgaaaatgccAATGAAGGAcagtaatgaaaaaaaagaaattgtaaGTGAGACAccggaaaaaaattgtatgtatgtaaataatgatgaattattaaataagAATTACACAAATAATAGATATCTGAAAAAGCAAGACATTACTCCATGTGAAAACAATATCAAAAGGGTTGATGAAGCCGATAACATTAGAGACAATGTTATGGAGAGTAACAAAAGAGAATATTACTCTACTTTAGTGAAAAATACTGCtgaaaataaacaaacagaTGGACGttcaaaattaacaactGTGGAAAATagcgatttaaaaaaggaaacatgCCCCATTGAAATTAAAGAACTTGAGGAGAAAACTGAGgataagaaaaatgaagaaagtgaaaaaccGCAACGTATTGATTCAACCCCGGGCAAAGAAACCAACACGGATCTTATAGCTTTAAGCGGTTTACATAAAAAGCATAGTATTGGTGAACTCGCAAAACACGAAAGCATTTCAAAAGGGGAactaaataataatattgtaaaaaaggaaaaggcaaagcaTGAAGGAGAATATGTCGAAGATTTGACAAAGACTGACGAGAACGATGAAGCTGATGTTCCTGCTTTCACATGTAAATATTGCTTTAAGACAGATGAATCTTTCACAGAAATAGGTTTAGAAAAGCATTGGATTAAAAAATGTCCCATGCTGTGTACCTGTCCAAATTGTTTTTTGATCGTTGAATTAGTTGTCATTCATGATCACTTTTTATCCGAGTGTTCACATAGTTATTTGTATGAAACGTGTGAATACtgtaataaaattgtaaagaaGAATTTATTAGATTCTCATGTAATGAGTGAATGTAGTGGTAAAAAAACTGAATTTCTTTCTTGTTATTATTGTTCACTTTGCATTGAATCTTTTGAAATAGATAAATGGAGAGCTCATTTTCTATCATGCTCTAAAAATCCTAGACTGAAGTAA